In Rosa chinensis cultivar Old Blush chromosome 1, RchiOBHm-V2, whole genome shotgun sequence, a genomic segment contains:
- the LOC112164472 gene encoding WAT1-related protein At2g39510, which translates to MFMGLIRRAKLGLAVILVQLSPVLDQNLYYMGMKNLSATFTSAMLNMLPAFAFCLAWIFRFEKAMQSGVAYYVMGMVVKEKGPIFYLAFHPLATVGCNPGFLVLAEQLYIGSVIGVALIIIGLYLVLWGKAKDQSPPSQCCMIDEVALITQRLIDDQQR; encoded by the exons ATGTTTATGGGGTTGATCCGCCGAGCAAAGCTTGGGTTAGCAGTGATTTTGGTGCAGCTCAG TCCTGTGCTTGACCAGAACCTCTACTACATGGGAATGAAGAATTTGAGTGCAACGTTCACTTCTGCAATGTTGAATATGCTGCCTGCTTTTGCATTTTGTCTAGCCTGGATTTTTAG GTTTGAGAAG GCAATGCAATCTGGTGTTGCTTATTATGTGATGGGAATGGTAGTGAAGGAAAAGGGACCTATTTTTTACTTGGCTTTTCATCCCTTGGCCACAGTAGGTTGCAATCCTGGGTTCCTTGTTTTAGCAGAACAATTGTACATTGGGAG TGTTATCGGAGTGGCTTTAATCATCATTGGTCTGTATCTCGTTCTCTGGGGAAAAGCAAAGGATCAGTCTCCTCCATCACAGTGCTGCATGATCGATGAAGTAGCACTAATAACACAAAGATTAATAGATGATCAGCAACGTTAA
- the LOC112164468 gene encoding WAT1-related protein At5g13670, with amino-acid sequence MFMGLIHRAKLVLAVILVQLRYAGLLIISVFALKKGLSPYTFIVYQMAIATIVLAPFAFILERNSRSPIDDLVHHCKDNVAEPFRSCAPDQNLYYMGMKNSSATFTSAMLNMLPAFAFCLAWIFRQCNLVYVAYYVMGMVVKEKGPVFTRLFIPWPHVIGAALIIIGLYLVLWGKAKDQSPPS; translated from the exons ATGTTTATGGGGTTGATCCACCGGGCAAAGCTTGTGTTAGCAGTGATTTTGGTGCAGCTCAGGTATGCTGGGCTTTTGATAATCTCTGTGTTTGCTTTAAAGAAGGGATTGAGTCCTTACACATTCATCGTGTACCAAATGGCCATTGCCACTATTGTTTTAGCTCCATTTGCATTTATTCTGGAGAGGAATTCAAGATCTCCGATCGATGACTTGGTCCATCACTGCAAAGATAATGTTGCTGAGCCTTTTCGA TCCTGTGCACCTGACCAGAACCTCTACTACATGGGAATGAAGAATTCGAGTGCAACGTTCACTTCTGCAATGTTGAATATGCTGCCTGCTTTTGCATTTTGTCTAGCCTGGATTTTTAG GCAGTGCAATCTGGTGTACGTTGCTTATTATGTGATGGGAATGGTAGTGAAGGAAAAGGGACCTGTTTTCACTAGGCTTTTCATCCCTTGGCCACA TGTTATCGGAGCAGCTTTAATCATCATTGGTCTGTATCTTGTTCTCTGGGGAAAAGCAAAGGATCAGTCTCCTCCATCATAG